One part of the Raphanus sativus cultivar WK10039 chromosome 7, ASM80110v3, whole genome shotgun sequence genome encodes these proteins:
- the LOC108838194 gene encoding uncharacterized protein LOC108838194, with protein MTWNKKRIDELLPHVAQEIMLIQPSIVKTEDIYVWQPLNSGVYTASSGYYAASMKRNSNQVITDDTFDWIKDVWLAPCSPKMKVFTWSIIQKALPFGEQLQQRGMGTDLTCYKCKRRETSMHTFFECPFAKEVWSSIPMKHVVHLATGATFREAVVAFRQAICLPPTGVAHNVLPWICWAIWTARNQAIFENRNMSPMEVANKGISLARKWSYAQDQSTIKRRDIPRPKLRNQNPAVLASTTTCKSDAAYDKATKRAGFAWIFTNASGSRIDQGSRTQNYIGSPLVAEAISLRSGILSAVNLGIKNLSMFSDNITLIRAINNDAQYSEIFGIVKDIQQIAFAFVEISFSHLSRVHNSDADLLAKQSLHLSFVMDSNLS; from the coding sequence ATGACATGGAATAAGAAAAGGATCGATGAATTACTACCTCATGTGGCTCAGGAAATCATGTTAATACAACCAAGCATCGTCAAGACGGAAGACATATATGTGTGGCAGCCACTAAACTCTGGAGTCTACACAGCAAGCTCAGGATACTACGCAGCCTCCATGAAGCGAAACAGCAACCAAGTCATAACCGATGACACCTTTGATTGGATAAAAGACGTATGGCTTGCTCCCTGTTCACCGAAGATGAAAGTCTTCACCTGGTCAATCATACAAAAAGCATTACCATTCGGTGAACAACTACAACAAAGAGGAATGGGAACGGACTTAACCTGCTACAAATGCAAAAGAAGGGAAACATCAATGCATACCTTTTTTGAGTGTCCATTCGCAAAAGAAGTATGGAGTAGCATCCCAATGAAACATGTAGTTCACCTAGCTACAGGAGCAACCTTCAGAGAAGCAGTGGTAGCTTTTCGACAAGCGATATGCCTTCCACCAACGGGAGTGGCTCACAATGTACTCCCGTGGATCTGCTGGGCGATATGGACTGCTCGAAACCAAGCGATTTTCGAAAACAGAAACATGTCTCCGATGGAAGTTGCAAATAAAGGCATCAGCTTAGCACGGAAATGGAGCTATGCTCAAGATCAATCGACAATTAAGAGAAGGGACATACCGAGACCGAAGCTACGAAACCAAAACCCGGCTGTATTGGCTTCGACAACGACATGCAAAAGCGATGCGGCTTATGACAAAGCGACAAAAAGAGCTGGATTCGCCTGGATATTCACGAATGCTTCAGGATCTAGAATCGATCAGGGGTCAAGGACACAGAACTATATCGGCTCTCCACTCGTAGCAGAAGCAATTTCTCTACGATCAGGAATCCTCTCTGCGGTGAATTTGGGAATCAAAAACCTCTCGATGTTCTCCGACAACATAACGCTCATTAGAGCTATAAACAACGACGCGCAGTACTCAGAAATCTTTGGTATCGTAAAAGATATCCAACAGATTGCTTTTGCTTTCGTCGAGATATccttctctcatctctctcgaGTTCACAACTCAGACGCCGATCTGTTGGCTAAACAGTCTCTTCATCTTTCATTTGTAATGGACTCAAATTTGAGTTAA